Proteins from a genomic interval of Falco rusticolus isolate bFalRus1 chromosome 7, bFalRus1.pri, whole genome shotgun sequence:
- the FBXL22 gene encoding F-box and leucine-rich protein 22 has product MHITQLNRECLLHLFSFLDKNSRKSLAKTCHKLLEVFQDPVLWPLLNFHSPVELKKDNFLLGPALKYLSICWYSERVKVCNIEDWMKNNFQKDFCNRHENTVNDFLLEVCNRCPNLLSVTLAGCGHVTDECILLLLKNCPNLKTLKLENCVRITDQTLAAVTLYGGSLQTLHVDFCRNITQTGLEKLREKCPLVTLRADRSANMIPDNKPEKKSMLEKASRKWVQF; this is encoded by the exons ATGCACATAACCCAGCTGAATCGGGAATGCcttttacatctgttttcttttctggacaAAAATAGTAGGAAAAGTTTAGCAAAAACATGTCACAAGTTGCTAGAAGTGTTTCAGGATCCTGTACTGTGGCCTTTGTTGAACTTTCACTCTCCAGTGGAACTAAAGAAGGATAATTTTCTCCTGGGacctgctttaaaatacttatcCATCTGCTGGTATTCAGAGAGAGTCAAGGTGTGTAACATTGAGGACTGGATGAAAAACAATTTCCAGAAAGACTTCTGTAACAGGCACGAAAACACTGTCAATGATTTCTTACTAGAAGTTTGCAACAG ATGTCCAAACCTGCTATCTGTGACCCTCGCTGGGTGTGGCCACGTTACAGATGAGTGCATCTTGCTGCTTCTCAAGAACTGCCCAAACCTCAAGACACTCAAACTGGAAAACTGTGTGCGGATCACAGACCAGACACTAGCAGCAGTGACCCTCTACGGGGGATCATTGCAAACGCTCCATGTGGATTTCTGCCGGAACATAACACAGACTGGTCTTGAAAAACTCAGAGAAAAATGTCCTTTGGTAACGCTGAGAGCGGACAGAAGCGCTAACATGATTCCAGacaataaaccagaaaaaaagtcGATGCTTGAAAAGGCATCAAGGAAATGGGTTCAGTTTTAA